The Sulfurospirillum halorespirans DSM 13726 genome has a window encoding:
- a CDS encoding DMT family transporter: MISNKFKELGADFLLLMVAVAWGSTFFVVQAAVNETPVYTFLFWRFFLAGLLMALISFKHLHLINKEVLKAGILLGLFMFLGYAFQTFALTYTYSSTVGFITGLSVIVVPFASYLIFKHKASVFSSLGAIVAAIGLYFLTLNSEIGLSLGELYAFICAMMFALHIVFTGHLSRKHNVYLLVTIQFLTVGVCSLLGGIVLEGSIVPPQMDLLFINAIAITVIFATIFAFWVQTAMQRFTTAAKTAIIFTMEPVSAGIFGYYFANELLSFSQMCGAGMILCGMVIAELGSYFIEQYRRRKSRL, encoded by the coding sequence GTGATAAGCAATAAATTCAAAGAATTGGGTGCAGATTTTTTACTTTTAATGGTGGCTGTGGCATGGGGAAGTACCTTTTTTGTGGTACAAGCGGCGGTCAATGAGACACCTGTGTACACTTTTTTATTTTGGCGCTTTTTCTTAGCCGGTCTTTTGATGGCACTCATTTCGTTTAAACACCTGCATTTGATCAACAAAGAGGTTTTAAAAGCGGGAATACTTTTGGGTCTTTTCATGTTTTTAGGCTACGCGTTTCAAACTTTTGCACTGACCTACACGTACTCTTCAACGGTTGGCTTTATCACGGGACTGAGTGTGATTGTGGTTCCATTTGCTTCGTATCTTATTTTTAAACATAAAGCTTCGGTTTTCTCCTCTTTAGGGGCGATTGTGGCAGCCATTGGGCTCTATTTTTTAACGCTTAACAGTGAGATCGGACTCTCGTTAGGCGAACTGTATGCCTTCATCTGTGCGATGATGTTTGCACTGCATATCGTCTTTACGGGGCATCTTTCTCGAAAACACAATGTCTATCTTTTGGTGACCATTCAGTTTTTAACCGTGGGCGTCTGCTCTTTGCTGGGTGGGATTGTTTTGGAAGGCTCTATTGTTCCGCCTCAAATGGATCTGCTTTTTATCAATGCTATTGCGATTACAGTCATTTTTGCGACGATTTTTGCCTTTTGGGTGCAAACGGCGATGCAACGTTTTACAACCGCGGCTAAAACAGCGATCATCTTTACGATGGAACCTGTGAGTGCGGGAATTTTTGGCTACTATTTTGCAAACGAGCTTCTAAGTTTTTCTCAAATGTGTGGTGCGGGGATGATTTTGTGCGGCATGGTGATTGCGGAATTAGGCTCATATTTTATCGAGCAGTACCGAAGACGAAAGAGTAGACTTTAA
- a CDS encoding metal ABC transporter permease has translation MMDILSFDFMQNALWASLLVSIICGVIGTLTVINRMVFIAGGIAHGSYGGVGLALYFGIAPMLGASLFSLFLGAIIAYITHQNNARLDALIGVLWAFGMALGIIMTDLTPGYNVDLMSYLFGAILSVTPEDLYSMGTVLVLVLAFAIIFYKQLLAMSFDAQFAKLRGINVTLLYFALVLIIALGVVIIIRAVGLILVIALLTIPPYIAEKFTNSVGGMMVVSSLLSALFCTLGLYLSYRFNLSGGASIILVATTLFFLQLLYSRLTKD, from the coding sequence ATGATGGATATTTTAAGTTTTGATTTTATGCAAAATGCCCTTTGGGCGTCTTTGTTGGTCAGCATTATTTGTGGTGTCATTGGAACACTCACCGTTATCAATCGCATGGTGTTTATCGCAGGGGGCATTGCACATGGCTCGTACGGTGGAGTTGGGTTGGCGCTTTATTTTGGTATTGCTCCCATGCTTGGAGCATCGCTGTTTTCACTTTTTTTAGGGGCAATCATCGCCTACATAACGCACCAAAACAACGCACGTCTTGATGCACTTATTGGTGTTTTATGGGCATTTGGTATGGCGCTGGGTATCATCATGACCGACCTTACACCTGGGTACAATGTGGATTTGATGAGTTATCTTTTTGGTGCGATTTTATCAGTAACTCCCGAAGATCTTTACAGCATGGGTACGGTGTTGGTGTTGGTTTTAGCCTTTGCCATTATCTTTTACAAACAACTCTTAGCCATGAGTTTTGACGCGCAATTTGCCAAACTTCGAGGCATTAATGTCACACTGCTCTATTTTGCATTGGTCTTGATCATAGCCCTTGGTGTTGTGATTATCATCCGTGCAGTGGGGCTTATCTTGGTGATTGCACTGCTGACCATTCCACCGTATATTGCCGAAAAATTCACCAATTCCGTAGGTGGCATGATGGTCGTATCTTCGCTTCTTTCAGCACTTTTTTGCACACTCGGGCTTTACCTCTCGTATCGCTTCAACCTTAGTGGCGGTGCATCCATCATTCTTGTCGCAACCACGCTCTTTTTCCTACAACTTTTATACAGCAGACTGACGAAAGATTAG
- a CDS encoding c-type cytochrome encodes MARNIKNSLLTILLLSSFLYAQNNGESLFKQCAGCHGADGRNKAFGKSGIIAGQSAVELMESLKFYKESEFKTHSTTLVMSKQVKNMNMEDLNEIANYVSKLQK; translated from the coding sequence ATGGCACGAAACATTAAAAATTCCCTTCTCACAATTCTCCTTCTCTCTTCTTTTTTATATGCCCAAAATAATGGTGAATCGCTTTTTAAACAATGCGCAGGCTGTCATGGAGCGGATGGTCGAAATAAAGCCTTTGGCAAAAGTGGTATTATTGCAGGACAGAGTGCGGTAGAGCTAATGGAAAGTCTAAAATTTTATAAAGAGAGTGAGTTTAAAACCCACAGTACCACGTTAGTTATGTCCAAACAAGTCAAAAATATGAATATGGAAGACTTAAACGAAATTGCAAACTACGTCTCAAAATTACAAAAATAG
- a CDS encoding metal ABC transporter ATP-binding protein → MQNDIQINHLYFSYDGACVLEDINLQYNTSEFLAIIGPNGGGKSTLLKMMIGLLEPERGEVLLFGENPLHVSHEIAYVPQDTIANKDFPIKVMDVVLMGRLSKSKAFATYSKEDRAIALGMLERVGMKGFENQKINTLSGGQRQRVFIARALACEAKIMFLDEPTASIDTAGQIDMFKLLKSLNETVGIVIISHDINVALNYATKVVHVNKTLFVHDVPKTQNFKVFENQNEHVCPVELISATRCNHFPKELA, encoded by the coding sequence ATGCAAAATGATATTCAAATCAATCACCTCTATTTTAGTTATGATGGCGCGTGCGTGCTGGAGGACATCAACCTCCAGTACAACACGAGCGAATTTTTAGCCATCATTGGTCCCAACGGTGGCGGTAAAAGCACCCTCTTAAAGATGATGATAGGATTGCTGGAACCTGAACGCGGCGAAGTGCTTCTTTTTGGTGAAAACCCTTTACATGTAAGCCATGAAATTGCTTATGTTCCCCAAGATACCATCGCCAATAAAGACTTTCCCATTAAAGTGATGGACGTTGTTTTGATGGGCAGACTCTCCAAATCCAAAGCCTTTGCAACGTACTCAAAAGAAGATCGCGCGATTGCGCTCGGCATGTTAGAGCGAGTGGGCATGAAAGGGTTTGAAAACCAAAAGATCAACACGCTCTCAGGCGGACAACGCCAACGTGTTTTCATCGCCCGCGCCCTTGCGTGTGAAGCCAAAATTATGTTTTTGGATGAACCAACCGCAAGCATCGACACCGCAGGACAAATCGATATGTTTAAACTGCTCAAATCGCTCAACGAAACGGTCGGCATCGTCATCATTAGCCACGACATCAATGTCGCACTTAATTACGCCACAAAAGTCGTCCATGTCAACAAAACGCTCTTCGTCCACGATGTGCCAAAAACTCAAAATTTCAAAGTCTTTGAAAATCAAAACGAACATGTTTGCCCCGTTGAGCTGATCAGCGCAACTCGTTGCAATCATTTCCCCAAAGAGCTCGCATGA